The Vitis vinifera cultivar Pinot Noir 40024 chromosome 1, ASM3070453v1 DNA segment GCATGCCTGTCTTTCCTGGGCTGAGCATATTTCTTATACTGTCTCTCTATTACTCCATATTCGTCCCCATCTCCCGACGCATCACAGGCCATCCTCATGGTGCTTCTCAGCTTCAGAGGGTAGGCATTGGTCTAGCAGTCTCAATCCTATCTGTAGCCTGGGCTGGTGTCTTTGAGAGGTACAGAAGGAACTATGCAATCAAACAGGGCTATGAATTTACTTTTCTAACACCCATGCCCCACCTAAGTGCATACTGGTTACTGATCCAGTACTGCCTCATCGGCATAGCCGAAGTGTTCTGCATTGTGGGGTTACTCGAATTCCTGTATGAGGAGGCCCCCGATGCCATGAGGAGTATAGGATCTGCTTACGCTGCGGTGGCTGGTGGCTTAGGTTGCTTTGGAGCCACTATATTGAACAGCATCATCAAATCAATCACGGGCGACCGACAGCAGATGCACCCATCTTGGCTTTCCCAGAACATAAACACCGGTAGATTCGATTATTTGTATTGGCTTCTCACAGTTTTTAGTGTGATCAATTTCTGCATATTTCTATACTCAGCACAAAGGTACAAGTACAGGGTAGCGCAGGAAGGCacaatggaggaagaagctGTAAGCAAGAAAGCGAGTACCCCATCAGTGGAAAGTTAAAATAGGAAGCATAGAGATCCTAGTCTCTTATGTAACTTTCCTCCATGATATCCAATGTCAAACTGAAACTacaattttgtatttgatatcAGATCAATGATCAGCAGAATGCTgcatttcatctttttatgatTATCCTCTGGTGTATTTGAAAGTTACCACAtccatttttgttcttttgggtGAAGTTGTGGGCCTGGTTCCATCACATGCCCCTATTAAAGGCTGTCTGTCTGGTTACGTGGTAGGGGAGCTGGGCAGGGGCCCATGCAAGGGTGCCCGCCTACCAGAATGGGGGTGTCTTCTTCCACTGTTGTTGTTGCCTCATGCTGTATTGATGTGTGCATGGTTTAAAGGATGTGAAAGACCGTCtaaccaactttttttttttatctatctaGGCTTTTCAGTTGCGTTGACTTTGGACGATGATCAAGGCCATCTTGGAAGCATGCAATTCAATTGCTTACCTAACTAGCctctttaatttgaaaaaaaaaaaagcgccTGTCTCCGGGTAGAATTCTCTGGTTTAGGAGAAGAAAATTGCTCATTggttttgttttggaaaatggaaaaaagggaggaaaaaaataatccttaagactatgtttggttctcgaaaaatttgaagaaaaatgcaacgaaaagaaaaagtaaaaggaaagaagaagtaaaggaaaataaaaaataaagttaatgatgataaattatttttatttattatttcaaattcattttatttattttaactcatccatataaaaattaaataattttaaaatgcataaatttataattgattttaattatatttatttatttattttgaatattttataggacaacctaatatgagaaaatcatattctttaatattttttttctttcctttgtactttccgaaaccaaacataacctaaaaatgCACTTCTTTTTGCCACCGAATTATCATTACCGCATCTTTAGACTCTATTTAGGATGGAAATTTGAGGGAAAGTAAAAtggaaagaagagagagaagtaaaaggaaagaagaaaaaaaatgaataacacTAAAAATCAGAGTTCATAGCCAAAGAggtttgtttctcttttttttttctcttgtataaagaatgaaaattttttaaaataaagaaataaataattttccacaGAAAACTAAACAAgaatatttgaatttctttCTCCTGTTTTTTCCTTTCCGTTATGCTTTATGAACCAAAAAAGAATATTCGactttctttctgttttttattttcccttctaTGATATTTTCCACGATCCAAAGAGAACATGggtgttcttttttctttcctaaacTAAAAAGCACTAAAAATTATTGTAGCGACAGTTTGGTTACCTACCGAATGCAGACAGAGAGGTTATGATGCCCCCAGAAAAAATTCCAGAAATATCTTCTGGACCAACTTGCTAATTAGGCCAAAGGTCTACCTCAATCTACTTCAATATGCCAGCACCATATGAGATAAATTTCAAGGACTCAGAACCCACCACTTGATTGAGACATGTCAATTTGATATGGAATACAAAACACTGATGTGGACTGGCCGTTACCCCCATAAATATGGCCTGGTAAGATACATCTATTTTGCCAACCAGAAACAGTTGGCAACGTAGTTGAATAACTCTTAATGATGTCAGTGAAGCGATGCTTCAATAAGAAAGAAACAATCTGCTAAGCCCCAAATGCTTGGTGGAGATGCAAGGTGTCCTTCACTGTATCTGATGGCAGTGGGTGATTTGTAACTATTGATGCTATGGTCTCGACTCAACCCAGAAAATTTCCTATGTTTTTCTACTTATAAAAGCTAAGAAGCCCCACCATAATTGTGCTTAACAAGCAGTGAATGAGTATGCGACTTAGGTCTAATGCACATAGAAACAAAATCAAGAGGCGCAGTGCAGGTTATGAATCATTATGATGATTCTGTGCCAGATGCTCTATACAAAAAGACAATATAAACATGCAAACATTCAATACAGTAAGTAGGGAGGAATGTTACAAGGAGTTACATACTAGTATTGTGAAAAGAAGAGTAATATTCCTTGTGCAGAGCCTGCTTTTCACAAGATACAGAGAACTTTTTATTTACACCCACTCCTGGccgctatatatatatatatcctctaTTCCTTTGAAATCAAACTCCACACAAACTTATGGGCTTTCACAGAATTCCATCTCCTGATATTCCAGAAAGAAAAGTGGTCCAACTGAGGTACAGCTCAAGAAATCTAGTAATTCTTTACAGAAGCAAAGgaaaagaggaagagagagtgcaTGATACAAAACCATATCACATAGACAATAAGCAAGAAGTATCTATAGAGTCAAGAATGTGATGCTTTAATGAGAATGTATTTTAATTGTTATGGGTtgatttcacttattttttgaaggctgatttaaaaaataattctacaaTATGGAGAAtgcttaaaaataaagcactacaaataaaagttattttttaaaaatatttaaagcaCAGAAAATAGGTTGAGAACATTCTAAGTTCTTCAACAGGCATTTGTTCTAGAAAACATCGTAGAactctcaaaaattattttttgagaaatgttttaaaaaatgttccCAAACTAACCCTTGATTGCTATAAAAATTGTGCTTTATATGACAAttaaatatcctaaaattaagTAGTCACGTTGAAACATCAGTAAGCTAAAGGCCCTTTTCTTGTTTATATGGGCTTCTCATGGATTCAAGATTCACTTTTGTTCTAGAAGAGCAATCACAGGTATCATATATATAGACAATCATTCAGTCCATACCTTGCCACAAATTGGACAGCTTTCACTTCTTTCCATCCATTCATATATACAGCCAAGGTGAAAATGGTGAGAGCACTGTGTTGTGATTTTAGGATTTTCGGGCGTATATTCTGCAAGAAATTAAAATCCATCAATAAATTTAAACAGCTTAGCTGCACACAGTTTTTTACGTGGCTTGTAGCAACCACAAAACTGTGACCAGATAATGATCTATCACAAAAACCCTAAGCATTTTGATGTAATAAGAGCAAATGTAGTCTGTTACTaatcacttatcaaaaaaaaaaaaatgtagtctGTTACTAATCAGTGCTAGCATTTGTTCTAAGCCAAGATCAAACTCTTCTTTTGAGCATGCTTGGGACCTGCTAGAAGACTAGTAAGATAAACAGGTCACATTACCATCAAGACATGTGGGGCAGACATCTTCATCTTCAGAAGTTGTTTGTATATAAGCTAGTCCATGTGCAGCTTTTGTTGCCAAAGTCTTCTCTGAGGCCTCGGACTGCGCAAGTTTACCATCTTCTTCAGTTTCAACTccataatttttctttccaaagcCCAGTGGCTCCATACCAGAACTGCTTATATTTCTTCTCAGTGGCTGTGAACCGTCCTGGAAGTGAGTCATTGACTTATCACGCCTGGATACCAAACCATCACGCTGCAAACGAGAGTATCTTTGTTCAGCGTCATAAGGTGCTGTCCTTGAGACAGGGTGATGAGTATCACTTAAGGAACTATCTGGTAATGCTGTGCCAATCCCTGATGATGCCAAAGAAGTAGCTCCTTGAATTGGTGATGGTACTGATCGTCCATCAGGTCTATGAGAAATTGCAGTATACTGCATCATCATGGACACAAAGCAAATCCAGCACATATTAACCACAAAAGTCAGGAAACAAGATAGCAGCAACTAATAGGGAATTGTCACAGAGAATCCAAAAGACCCACTTGGGGCAAGGAAAATCTATTTAGAACAGTACCAATTcagaaataaaaacatttaatcaTCAAAACAATCAAAAGGTCATTGGACATCCTATACAAACTGAATGAATCTGCCATTTTGCATAAGATTTGGAACAAGCTCATCAAATCTACAAAAACATTAAAATGAGCCAATTCATGTTTTGTCAATGAAACCAAATAAAGGTAAGGTTCATATCTATGAGGTGAAATGGATACTTTGCAAGAATGGGAATGGGTGTTTGATGGTGTATATGGG contains these protein-coding regions:
- the LOC100247128 gene encoding E3 ubiquitin-protein ligase At3g02290; this encodes MGSFCCCPCGDEFEEYANPSNSIYRHCICLRFFFQQLFSGYTAISHRPDGRSVPSPIQGATSLASSGIGTALPDSSLSDTHHPVSRTAPYDAEQRYSRLQRDGLVSRRDKSMTHFQDGSQPLRRNISSSGMEPLGFGKKNYGVETEEDGKLAQSEASEKTLATKAAHGLAYIQTTSEDEDVCPTCLDEYTPENPKITTQCSHHFHLGCIYEWMERSESCPICGKEMEFCESP